In the Sus scrofa isolate TJ Tabasco breed Duroc chromosome 6, Sscrofa11.1, whole genome shotgun sequence genome, one interval contains:
- the MATN1 gene encoding cartilage matrix protein: MRVTCGPSPVLCGLLLLLQAPHTLGLAPLSRGPLCRTRPTDLVFVVDSSRSVRPVEFEKVKVFLSQVIESLDVGPNATRVGLVNYASSVKQEFPLRAHSSKAALLQAVRRIQPLSTGTMTGLAIHFAITKALSDAEGGRPRSPDISKVVIVVTDGRPQDSVRDVSARARASGIELFAIGVGRVDKATLQQIASEPQDEHVDYVESYSVIEKLSKKFQEAFCLVSDLCATGDHDCEQVCLSSPGSYTCACREGFTLNSDGKTCNVCSGGGGSLATDLVFLIDGSKSVRPENFELVKKFINQIVDTLDVSDKLAQVGLVQYSSSVRQEFPLGRFHTKKDIKAAVRNMSYMEKGTMTGAALKYLIDNSFTVSSGARPGAQKVGVVFTDGRSQDYINDAAKKAKDLGFKMFAVGVGNAVEDELREIASEPVAEHYFYTADYKTINQIGKKLQKKICVEEDPCACESIVKFQSKVEGLLQALTRKLEAVSKRLAILENRIV; this comes from the exons ATGAGGGTGACCTGTGGCCCCAGCCCTGTGCTCTGTggcttgctgctgctgctccaggcCCCCCACACACTTGGTCTCGCCCCCCTGTCCAGAG ggcccctcTGCCGGACCCGGCCCACGGACCTGGTGTTCGTGGTGGACAGCTCACGCAGCGTGCGGCCCGTGGAGTTTGAGAAGGTGAAGGTGTTCCTGTCCCAGGTCATCGAGTCGCTGGATGTGGGGCCCAATGCCACCCGCGTGGGCCTGGTCAACTACGCCAGCTCcgtgaagcaggagttcccgctgagggCACACAGCTCCAAGGCTGCGCTGCTGCAGGCGGTGCGCCGCATCCAGCCGCTGTCCACGGGCACCATGACGGGTCTGGCCATCCACTTCGCCATCACGAAGGCCTTAAGTGATGCCGAGGGTGGTCGCCCCAGGTCCCCCGACATCAGTAAG GTGGTCATCGTGGTGACGGACGGGAGACCCCAGGACAGCGTGAGGGACGTGTCTGCACGGGCCCGGGCCAGCGGCATTGAGCTGTTCGCCATCGGCGTGGGCCGCGTGGACAAGGCCACGCTGCAGCAGATCGCTAGCGAGCCGCAGGACGAGCACGTCGACTACGTGGAGAGCTACAGCGTCATCGAGAAGCTGTCCAAGAAGTTCCAGGAGGCCTTCTGCT TGGTGTCAGATCTGTGTGCCACGGGGGACCACGACTGTGAGCAGGTGTGCCTCAGCTCCCCGGGCTCCTACACCTGCGCCTGCCGTGAGGGGTTCACCCTGAACAGTGATGGCAAGACCTGCAATG TCTGCAGTGGTGGCGGTGGCAGTTTGGCTACTGACCTGGTCTTCCTCATTGATGGATCCAAGAGTGTGCGGCCAGAGAACTTTGAGCTGGTGAAGAAGTTCATCAACCAGATCGTGGACACGTTGGATGTGTCGGACAAGCTGGCCCAGGTGGGGCTGGTGCAGTACTCAAGCTCGGTGcgccaggagttcccgctgggccGCTTCCACACCAAGAAGGACATCAAGGCCGCTGTGCGGAACATGTCCTACATGGAGAAGGGGACCATGACCGGGGCTGCCCTCAAGTACCTCATCGATAATTCCTTCACTGTGTCCAGCGGGGCTAGGCCTGGTGCCCAGAAGGTGGGCGTTGTCTTCACTGATGGCCGGAGCCAGGACTACATTAATGATGCTGCCAAGAAAGCCAAGGACCTTG GCTTTAAgatgtttgctgtgggtgtgggcaacGCCGTGGAGGATGAGCTGAGGGAAATTGCCTCGGAGCCCGTGGCAGAGCACTATTTTTACACGGCTGACTACAAGACCATCAACCAGATTGGCAAGAAGTTGCAGAAGAAAATCTGTGTGG AGGAAGACCCGTGCGCCTGTGAGTCCATCGTGAAATTTCAGAGCAAAGTGGAGGGTCTGTTGCAGGCCCTGACCAGGAAGC TGGAAGCTGTGAGTAAGCGCCTGGCCATCCTGGAGAACAGAATCGTCTAA